The Arcobacter arenosus region AAAAGGCACACTTTTTTTCTAATTCCATTTGAGTTGAAAAAAGTGAATAATAATCAAAAGGAGCATCAATATCATCTTTTATTGAAGTTAAATGACTACTAATAGACTCCATATAGTTTTCATAAATAGCAATAATTATCTCTTCTTTATTTTTAAAGTAATAGTACAAATTCCCAACACTAATACCTAGTTTATCAGCTATATGCCTAGTTGAACTATTCATACAACCTTTTTCATTAAATAGTTGTGTTGCCGTTTCTAATATATCATCTCTTCTAGTTGACAATTTTTACCTTAAAATGAGAATTATTGGATTTTAGCTAGATGAAGGATAAAAGAAGATTAATCTTCTTCTTTTATCATTTGTTTTAATACTCTTCGTGCAAGTTTTCCACCTGCATCAATATCTAAACTTATTAGACTTCTATTTGGAAATTTTTCTAGATTTTTTTGCTGAAATTCTAAAACTTCTAAATCTTCTTCAAAAATACCACCCTGACCTTTTAAGATATCTTGAGTTAATTGATTATCTTCAGGCTTAAAACTTCTTGCCATTCCCCAAAAATACCACATTGAGGTTTCACTTTGCGGAGTCATAAAATCTACTACTGTACATCTTACCTTATCCTCTTTGGGCGCATCTTTGCCACCTTTGTCTTTTAAAGCAACTCCAACATCTATTAAAACAGCCCCGGGTGGAACAAATTTTGATTTTTGCCATCTATCAACTTTTTTTGATGGATCAAGGTTATTATGTTTCATACACATTTGCCAAAATGGTGGTGCTTCTATATCATTCATATATCTACTTGTTACTACAAAACCATCTTCAAATTCAGTAGTAACTGGACTTTCATCAATCTCTTCTTGACCAATACTTGAACCATGAACATATTTTTCATGGGTTAAATCCATTAGATTATCAATCATAAATCTATAATCGCATTTAATATCAAAAACTCCACCAGCATATGCCCACTCAGGATTATCATGCCACTCTAGATGGGGAATTAAAGATTCATCAGCATTCTCTTTTTTCCCTGGCCAAATCCAAATAAAACCATATTTTTCAACAACTGGGAAATATCCTAAACATGGTATTTTTTTAGGGTCTTGCCCCGGCATCTCTATAATTTTACCCTTACACCCAGCTTTTAAACCATGATATCCACATACAAGGTCACCATCTTCTATATAACCTAAAGACATCGCGGCACCTCTATGGGTACAAAAATCTTCTAAGGCGATAACTTTCCCCTCTTTATTTCTGTAAAAAACTATATTAGTAAGACAAACTTCTCTTGCAAATGGTTTATCTTTAATCTCTTCTGATGTAGCTGCTACATACCATGCATTTTTTGGAAACATATTTATCCTTTCAAATTTTTTGATACCCATGAACTTATAGCTTTAGCGACAAGTTTAGGTTGTTCACACGGAGCCATGTGACTTGCATTTTCAATTACCACTAAATCACTTTTTTTTAGATACTCTTGCATCTTTTCATGTTGTGATATTGGGCTCCATTTATCTTCTGTAGCACTTAAAAGTAAAACAGGCACTTCTACATTTGGCAAAATTTCCCTTGCATCAGGCCTATTAAGTAGTGCATTTATTTGTTTGCTAAACTCATCTTTGTTATAGGTTTTAACCATAGTTTCAAGTTTAGACATCAACTTTTCATTTGATAAACCTTGATTGCCCATCATTGGAGGAAGCCATTGTTTTAAAACTGAATCCATCCCTTCGTTTTTAGCAAGGTCAAGAAGCTTTTGTCTTCCCGGAACTTCTGCATCAGTTCTTGGATTAACACCAGTATTAAAAAGTCCCAAAGCTTTTACTCTTTTTAAGTCTTGGTTATAAACCTCGAGAGCAACTCTTCCACCCATAGAGTGTCCTATCAAAATAAAATTTTCAGGTGATTCATCTAAAACTTTTTTTGCCATTGATTTAATAGAATCATACCCCTTAAATGAAATCATAGTAATGTCAAAACTATCTTCTAACTCTTTTTTTATATCTTCCCAAACTGTTTTATCACATAAAAGTCCTGATAGAAATACAATTGAATCTTTAGATTTCATAATTAAACCTTATTTTGTATTTGCATTAATAGCTTCTCTTGCTTCTTTTACAAGTTTCTCTCCATCAATGCCTTTTTCTTTTACTTCATTAATCCATCTTTGAACAACTTTTTCTCCAGCTTTGTTAAACTCACCCATTGATTTTTCACTTAATGTAGTAATATCTGAATCTTTTGAAGCTTTTTGTTTTTCAATCCCTGGTTTTTCAAAGTCCATCCATAATTGTCCAGCTTTTTTAACCATTTCCATATCTAAGCTTTTTTCAATTATTTTTTGTAAATCTTTTGGCATAGAATTAAATTTATCTTTATTCATTAACATAATAAACACTGATGTTCCAAATCTAGAATCATTTGGTCCAACAATTGAATGTTTAGTTAGATTATGAATTTTAAATGCTGGAAAAATCTCAAAAGGAACTAATGCTCCATCAACTGCATTTTTTGATAAAGCTTGAGGAAGTGTTGGTAATGGCATACCTACAGGCTCTGCACCAAACTCTTCAATTAGCCATCCACCTGTTCTTGAAGGAGTTCTTAATTTCAATCCTTTTAAATTTTCAAGTGATTTAACCTCTTTTTGAGTTGTATGAATTGCATTTCCAGCATGAACATAAACTAATAATGGTTTCACATCACTATAATCATCTTTGATTAAATCAAATTTCTCTTTTATTGCAATTGATGTAGCTAAAGATGAACCTTGATGAACAGTTGGAAGTTCAAAAACCTCAGTTCGTGGGAAAACTCCTGGAGTATAACCTGCTAATGTCCAGATAATATCAACTACTCCATCTCTAGCTTGTTTATAAAGTTCAGTAGGTTTTCCACCTAAAGTCATTGAAGGGTAAACTTCAACTTTTATTTTTCCCTTTGACATCTCTTCAACTTTTTTTGCCCAAGGCATAAGTAATTTTGTATGTGTTGGAGCTTTTGGACTGTGTAGATGATGTAAAACCAAATTTATTGGTTTTTCACTTGCACATAAACTACTTGATACTACTGCTAAACCTGTTACTATTCCTAAAATTTTCATTTTTATATTTTTCATTTTTTATCCTTTATTTTTCTAAGAATATATTTCTAAAATAATTCTCTAAATCATCAATTGCATCCAATGGCAAAATATCTGCTATATGTTGGTCTGGTCTAACTATTAATATGCATCCTTTATCTTTATCAACACCCCTTAAATCAAAAATATTTTCACCCTCTTTATAATTTGGGCAATAAGCCTTTTCATAATCTTTTAATCCATAAACACCAATTGCTGGTCTTAAAAGTGATGGAATCTCTTCAAACTCAATCTCTTGATGAACTTGTTGAAAAATTCCATAAGTATCAATAACCGAATCTAAAGCATCACCTTTTTTCGTATATTTCAAAATTGGTGAGTTTGGATTATTTTCTAAATAATTACACAATTTATAAACTGCTGATTCTTTACAATTTGGATTTGATCTATCATTAAAAATATATAATTTAAATCTGGTGTCAATTTTAATAGTCTCTAGAAGTTCTATCTTTTTTGCATCTGCCAATCTTATTACTGGTGCACTATGAAGTCTCTCTCCAACTATAAATCCACTTGCTAATACTTGATGAGTTCCTTGACTTGTAAGAATTGATGGTTGATATTTAACTGTTAAACCAGCTGTAAATCTTCCACCTTCAATAAAATGACTTTTTACATTAACAGCTTTGTTATCAACTGGTGCACTCATAACTCTTGCCCATTTGTGGTCATAATCAATTAAACCTTGTGCTGCTAATTGTCTTTCATCTGAATATGTATGTAATAATGAAGCGTCACATTTTCCAAGTAATACAGAAGCTAATTTCCATCCTAAGTTAAATGTATCTCCCATAGATACATTCATACCTTGACCTGCTTTTGCACTGTGGGTATGACAAGCATCTCCTGCAATAAATACATGGGGATTTGAATCACCTGTTAAGTTTGCTTCAACATCATCAAATCTATTAGTAACACTATGTCCAACTTCATAAACTGACCACCATGCTGTCTCTTGAACATCAAAAATATATGGGGCAAAAATTTCACTTGCAGCTTCTTTTAATCTATCTAAAGTGATATTTTTACTATCTCCTCTATTCTCTAATTTATCAAGTTCAACATATATTCTTGTTAATTGTCCACCCTCTCTTGGAATTAAAAGGATATTTCCTTTTGAAGATTTAATAATATTTTTAAATCTTAAATCTGGGAAATTAGTTTTAACTAAAACATCCATAACTCCCCATGCTTGACCTTCTCTATCGCCATGAAGTTCTCCACCAATAGCACTTCTTACTATACTTCTTGCACCATCACAACCAGCTAAGTATTTTGTTTTTACAGTTTTTTCTTTTCCATTACAATCAATAATAACAACAACAGGATATTCACTGTCATTTTTATCAAAAGAAACAGAAACTAAAGAATGAGAATAATCTACTTCTAATCTGGTAGGGGAGTTTTTCATAACTTCCATATACAAATCATGGATTCTACCTTGATTAAGCACTGTATGAGGCATATATGAAATACCATCTTTTACATCTTGTACTTTTGCATCTCTAACAATTTTGTTTGTATCACTTATATCAGGTTTCCAAAAATGAGTTTCATTTACCCAGTATGCTTCTTTTAAAACTTTTTCGGCAAATCCAAATGCTTCAAACATCTCCATTGATCTACAAGATACACCATCTGCTTGACCTAAATACATTGGCTCATCTTTTTTTTCAATTAGTCTAGTTTTAATCTCTGGAAATTGAGCTAATTGTGCAGCTAATGTTAATCCAGCAGGACCTGAACCAATAATTAAAACATCTAATTTTTCTGGTAGTTCCCCTTGCTCTCCTTCAAAACCCTTTGCCACTTTTTGAATCTCTGGATTTCCTCTATGAAAACCGTTTACATGAAATTGCATTATCTTCCCCCTTTTAAAATGTCCCATGTTAAAAGGGACCCTACTTTTTTAACTACTTTTATCCGATTGAATAAATCAATCGTAAAGTAGCAAACCCTAAAGAAGGCAACGAGTTACCTTTCTTGTTTTTTTGTTGTATATACAACACACTTTAGAAATGGTAACATCTTAAATTTTAAAGTACGCTTAACGAACATAAGTTCTTTTTAAGGAAAAATAGCATCAACATAGCATTTTTAAAACTAAAAAAAGAACTTTAATTTCTTTTAAGAATGTATATGTAAAAGTTTTGTTTTTAAAAGGATTTTAATGACTTCAAGATTAGGTAAATCAATAGGTATTGTGGTAACAAATACTGCTGTTTTATTAAATAGTTCCATAAATAAAAAACTTCAACCTTTTGGTATAGCAATAGAACAAAGAGCAATATTAGAGATAATTATGAACAAAGGTTGTATCAAACAAACAGAATTAACAACTATTTTATGTAGAGATAGAACTACAATAAGTAGAACACTTAAAACTTTAGAAAATAAAGACTATATAAAAAAAGAAAAAATTGATAATAAAATTTTTATGATAAAGTTAAGTGAAAAAGGTATTGATGTTATGGAAAAAACTCAAGATATTGTAAATGAATTTAGAAATAATATCTTATCAAATTTTACAGAAGATGAGATTGATAACTTATATGCATATTTAGAGAAGATTCAAGATATAGTTAAAGAATAGGGACAAGAATCTTGTCCCTAAATTTTTATAGATATTAGAATTTATATGTTAAATATAATTTAGCGATATCCATAGTATCATCATTATTAGCTGGTAAATCTAAATCAATATGAGCTAATTGTAGTCTTGCAGATAAACCATCTAATGCACCTTTGAATTTATATCTTAAATCTGCTTGGATTTCAGATGCTCCATCCATATTTGTTCCACTTACTGTTTGTCCTTTTTCACTTTGTGAATATGAAGAGAATGCAAATAGTGTAAATACATTAGGGATAATTTTAGGAATTACCATTAAAGAAGTTGAAGTCATACCTGCATAAATATTATCAGTAAACATTTGTCCACCATTATATTTGAAAAAATGTGGTGTATGACCTAATGCTCCTAAGAAAGAGTTATCATCAGAAACTTTTGTATATGCAATTTTAAATGCTGTATCAAATACTTTACCACCAAGTTTTACACCATATAGTGTTGTTTCACCTTTTCCACCATTTGTTGTCTCATTTGTAGGTCCAATTGCAACATCACCATCATAATCTGTACCTGCATAATATGCTCCTATTGATAAAGGAATATCAACTGGTAATTTATAATCACCTTGAACAAAATATGTAGAATATGAATCATTTGTTGCTCTTGGTGCATCTAAAGGATTCCCAATATCATCATTTACTGCTAAATATTGTCCCTCTAATGTTAAGTTTGGAATTGATGTATTTTTTACATATAAAGATAATGTTGGATCACTAAAATGTGTTTTTCTTGCATCAT contains the following coding sequences:
- a CDS encoding aromatic ring-hydroxylating oxygenase subunit alpha — encoded protein: MFPKNAWYVAATSEEIKDKPFAREVCLTNIVFYRNKEGKVIALEDFCTHRGAAMSLGYIEDGDLVCGYHGLKAGCKGKIIEMPGQDPKKIPCLGYFPVVEKYGFIWIWPGKKENADESLIPHLEWHDNPEWAYAGGVFDIKCDYRFMIDNLMDLTHEKYVHGSSIGQEEIDESPVTTEFEDGFVVTSRYMNDIEAPPFWQMCMKHNNLDPSKKVDRWQKSKFVPPGAVLIDVGVALKDKGGKDAPKEDKVRCTVVDFMTPQSETSMWYFWGMARSFKPEDNQLTQDILKGQGGIFEEDLEVLEFQQKNLEKFPNRSLISLDIDAGGKLARRVLKQMIKEED
- a CDS encoding alpha/beta fold hydrolase gives rise to the protein MKSKDSIVFLSGLLCDKTVWEDIKKELEDSFDITMISFKGYDSIKSMAKKVLDESPENFILIGHSMGGRVALEVYNQDLKRVKALGLFNTGVNPRTDAEVPGRQKLLDLAKNEGMDSVLKQWLPPMMGNQGLSNEKLMSKLETMVKTYNKDEFSKQINALLNRPDAREILPNVEVPVLLLSATEDKWSPISQHEKMQEYLKKSDLVVIENASHMAPCEQPKLVAKAISSWVSKNLKG
- a CDS encoding TRAP transporter substrate-binding protein translates to MKNIKMKILGIVTGLAVVSSSLCASEKPINLVLHHLHSPKAPTHTKLLMPWAKKVEEMSKGKIKVEVYPSMTLGGKPTELYKQARDGVVDIIWTLAGYTPGVFPRTEVFELPTVHQGSSLATSIAIKEKFDLIKDDYSDVKPLLVYVHAGNAIHTTQKEVKSLENLKGLKLRTPSRTGGWLIEEFGAEPVGMPLPTLPQALSKNAVDGALVPFEIFPAFKIHNLTKHSIVGPNDSRFGTSVFIMLMNKDKFNSMPKDLQKIIEKSLDMEMVKKAGQLWMDFEKPGIEKQKASKDSDITTLSEKSMGEFNKAGEKVVQRWINEVKEKGIDGEKLVKEAREAINANTK
- a CDS encoding FAD-dependent monooxygenase, producing the protein MQFHVNGFHRGNPEIQKVAKGFEGEQGELPEKLDVLIIGSGPAGLTLAAQLAQFPEIKTRLIEKKDEPMYLGQADGVSCRSMEMFEAFGFAEKVLKEAYWVNETHFWKPDISDTNKIVRDAKVQDVKDGISYMPHTVLNQGRIHDLYMEVMKNSPTRLEVDYSHSLVSVSFDKNDSEYPVVVIIDCNGKEKTVKTKYLAGCDGARSIVRSAIGGELHGDREGQAWGVMDVLVKTNFPDLRFKNIIKSSKGNILLIPREGGQLTRIYVELDKLENRGDSKNITLDRLKEAASEIFAPYIFDVQETAWWSVYEVGHSVTNRFDDVEANLTGDSNPHVFIAGDACHTHSAKAGQGMNVSMGDTFNLGWKLASVLLGKCDASLLHTYSDERQLAAQGLIDYDHKWARVMSAPVDNKAVNVKSHFIEGGRFTAGLTVKYQPSILTSQGTHQVLASGFIVGERLHSAPVIRLADAKKIELLETIKIDTRFKLYIFNDRSNPNCKESAVYKLCNYLENNPNSPILKYTKKGDALDSVIDTYGIFQQVHQEIEFEEIPSLLRPAIGVYGLKDYEKAYCPNYKEGENIFDLRGVDKDKGCILIVRPDQHIADILPLDAIDDLENYFRNIFLEK
- a CDS encoding MarR family winged helix-turn-helix transcriptional regulator: MTSRLGKSIGIVVTNTAVLLNSSINKKLQPFGIAIEQRAILEIIMNKGCIKQTELTTILCRDRTTISRTLKTLENKDYIKKEKIDNKIFMIKLSEKGIDVMEKTQDIVNEFRNNILSNFTEDEIDNLYAYLEKIQDIVKE
- a CDS encoding OprD family outer membrane porin: MFNVKKVSLALAAVSALGISANAGSLVEALSGGKVSGEIRNMTVMASDVNSTLVGPYRNANSSAVALQLNYTTGDFYGFKANVGFQHARSLEIENDSGVVSSGANAFATENEGRITQDGSMLYIANLQYNFAQTEVKVGRQGIVTPLIAVSNANPLKDTFHALSVVSKDIGNTEIRAYVIKDWIERYNATNDARKTHFSDPTLSLYVKNTSIPNLTLEGQYLAVNDDIGNPLDAPRATNDSYSTYFVQGDYKLPVDIPLSIGAYYAGTDYDGDVAIGPTNETTNGGKGETTLYGVKLGGKVFDTAFKIAYTKVSDDNSFLGALGHTPHFFKYNGGQMFTDNIYAGMTSTSLMVIPKIIPNVFTLFAFSSYSQSEKGQTVSGTNMDGASEIQADLRYKFKGALDGLSARLQLAHIDLDLPANNDDTMDIAKLYLTYKF